In Candidatus Nitronauta litoralis, one DNA window encodes the following:
- a CDS encoding DUF1049 domain-containing protein: MAVYFAFLNPTEVEIHLTRNLMFEIPMVVFLMGSLLLGVLISAVFQSLLEIQASWSHFRENQKIKKQESRFNKWDKWYRKAESAIASGRLAKGLALYEKILSDNPHHSAALFQLGNHKRAQGEFETAIEYHQKALVADPEDFQALYSLAEDFAAAGDIEQEIETLNRCLELDSNSLPTLKKLRDAYLSTHNLDGAQNIQKSILGLVQDSDKLDDERALLLRIIYSIGMERIKEEKYDSAVAEFRRAIKEDESSAPAHVSLGDIYLKLENSRQALKAWKSGFEKTGAPVCLLRMQEWHDSQGKKEEGDKLLQNAIEKSEGKRQELLSLIYSQRLLAQGKSQDAADVLEKIEDGTILTRLSTIKALQDSGANDKADALIQSTFDQVEHAVRVYYCSACGHEFDTWFGLCPHCNSWATLTCGSSKLRAHQTSAA, translated from the coding sequence ATGGCGGTGTATTTTGCCTTCCTGAATCCGACGGAGGTCGAAATTCACCTGACTCGCAACCTGATGTTCGAAATTCCCATGGTTGTGTTTCTAATGGGTTCCCTCCTGCTCGGTGTATTAATCAGCGCTGTGTTTCAAAGCCTTCTGGAAATTCAAGCTTCATGGAGCCATTTCCGGGAAAACCAGAAAATAAAAAAGCAGGAAAGTCGCTTTAACAAATGGGACAAATGGTACCGCAAGGCAGAAAGCGCTATTGCAAGCGGAAGACTTGCCAAAGGCCTGGCATTGTATGAAAAAATCCTGTCAGACAATCCTCACCACAGCGCTGCCCTGTTTCAACTGGGCAATCACAAGCGGGCTCAGGGCGAATTCGAAACGGCAATTGAATACCATCAAAAAGCACTGGTTGCAGATCCGGAAGACTTTCAGGCTTTGTACAGTCTGGCTGAGGATTTCGCGGCTGCAGGAGATATCGAACAGGAAATTGAAACACTCAACCGCTGCCTGGAACTGGATTCCAATTCCCTGCCAACCCTGAAGAAATTGCGGGACGCCTATCTTTCAACCCACAATCTGGACGGCGCCCAAAACATCCAAAAATCGATCCTGGGTCTGGTCCAGGATTCAGATAAATTAGATGATGAACGGGCATTACTCCTGCGCATTATCTATTCCATCGGAATGGAACGCATTAAAGAAGAAAAATATGATTCCGCAGTTGCCGAATTCCGTCGGGCTATTAAAGAAGATGAATCCTCTGCTCCTGCTCATGTCAGCCTGGGAGATATTTATCTCAAACTGGAAAACTCAAGGCAGGCCTTGAAAGCCTGGAAATCCGGATTTGAAAAAACCGGTGCACCCGTGTGTCTTTTAAGAATGCAGGAGTGGCACGATTCCCAGGGAAAGAAGGAGGAAGGGGATAAGCTGCTTCAGAATGCTATTGAAAAAAGCGAGGGGAAAAGGCAGGAATTGTTATCATTGATCTATTCACAACGCCTGTTGGCCCAGGGAAAAAGTCAGGACGCGGCCGATGTTCTGGAAAAGATTGAAGACGGAACAATACTCACCCGCCTGTCCACAATCAAGGCTCTTCAGGATTCAGGAGCCAATGACAAGGCAGATGCACTGATTCAATCTACATTTGATCAAGTGGAACACGCCGTAAGGGTTTACTATTGCAGCGCATGCGGACACGAATTCGATACATGGTTCGGTCTCTGCCCTCATTGTAATTCCTGGGCAACCCTGACCTGCGGG
- a CDS encoding TraR/DksA family transcriptional regulator — MNLKKIEKLKFALIELRNELLGDVEKNRKTSQTDEFTEMLADTTDEAARLSTRQMILNLGEQGRERLKLIEEALERIESGDFGICLRCEKKIPEARLRVVPFTQYCVSCLDEIEKEQNLDRINTIK; from the coding sequence ATGAATTTGAAAAAAATCGAGAAGTTGAAATTTGCCCTGATTGAACTCAGAAACGAACTATTAGGGGACGTCGAAAAAAATCGTAAAACCAGTCAGACGGACGAATTCACCGAAATGCTGGCCGATACAACAGACGAGGCCGCCCGGCTTTCCACCCGGCAAATGATCCTCAATCTGGGTGAGCAGGGTCGGGAGAGATTAAAATTAATCGAGGAAGCGCTTGAACGCATTGAAAGTGGTGATTTCGGGATCTGTTTGCGTTGCGAAAAAAAAATTCCGGAGGCTCGTCTTCGTGTGGTGCCTTTTACACAATATTGTGTGTCCTGCCTGGATGAAATTGAAAAAGAGCAAAACCTTGATCGTATCAACACCATCAAATAA
- the rsfS gene encoding ribosome silencing factor, which yields MNEPLSELNRLAVNAASEKKATDILVLDLRNRSDLTDFFLICSGKTHVQVQAIADAILEATVGTPHKVVSVEGYNSGNWVILDLVDIIVHIFKKDVRKYYDLERLWGDVPIVAEVNG from the coding sequence ATGAACGAGCCTCTAAGTGAACTAAACCGGCTGGCGGTCAACGCTGCTTCCGAAAAAAAAGCAACTGACATCCTCGTTTTGGACCTTCGCAATCGGTCGGACCTTACGGATTTCTTTCTGATCTGTAGTGGCAAAACCCATGTTCAGGTTCAGGCCATCGCTGATGCCATTCTCGAAGCAACCGTAGGAACCCCACACAAGGTGGTTTCTGTTGAGGGTTATAACTCAGGAAATTGGGTTATTCTTGATCTTGTGGACATTATTGTTCATATTTTCAAAAAAGATGTCCGGAAATATTATGACCTTGAACGACTTTGGGGAGATGTACCCATTGTCGCTGAAGTTAATGGATAG
- the nadD gene encoding nicotinate (nicotinamide) nucleotide adenylyltransferase codes for MRRVALFGGSFDPIHMGHIAVAQEVLNQFKVDKVRFIPAFKSPNKSNESTTPSGHRVAMVKIAIEGDDRFELSDLELKRSGNSYTCQTLEELHREEPDTRWFWIMGLDTFLDLPGWKNFDQILDLADLIVAPRPGYKIDDLEDTLVNLKINSKHSAFPLIPEKGVNSITTGRSDHKIYFLSKPVVDLSSSNIRREFVQKPSIKKMLPPPVVQYIMDHQLYS; via the coding sequence ATGAGACGAGTCGCATTATTCGGAGGAAGCTTTGATCCCATTCATATGGGACATATTGCAGTGGCCCAGGAGGTATTGAATCAATTTAAAGTGGATAAAGTCCGCTTTATTCCCGCTTTTAAGTCACCCAACAAATCCAACGAATCCACAACCCCTTCTGGGCACCGGGTCGCCATGGTGAAAATTGCCATTGAAGGAGATGATCGATTCGAACTCAGTGATCTGGAACTAAAGCGAAGTGGGAACTCTTATACCTGCCAAACCCTTGAAGAACTTCATCGGGAAGAACCGGATACCCGTTGGTTCTGGATAATGGGCCTCGATACTTTCCTCGATTTGCCGGGCTGGAAAAATTTCGACCAGATCCTGGACCTGGCAGACCTGATTGTGGCACCAAGACCCGGCTATAAGATAGATGACCTTGAAGACACCCTGGTTAATCTAAAAATAAACTCTAAACATTCGGCCTTCCCATTAATACCCGAAAAAGGGGTGAACTCCATAACCACGGGAAGGTCGGACCACAAAATTTATTTTCTTTCGAAACCGGTTGTTGACCTTTCTTCAAGCAATATCAGACGGGAATTCGTCCAGAAACCTTCGATTAAAAAGATGTTGCCCCCCCCGGTTGTTCAATATATTATGGACCATCAATTGTACTCATGA
- a CDS encoding class I SAM-dependent methyltransferase, with the protein MKKKFYKSVIERLLLESKVDVSMSTLVICGDEFDKAVFKDLGFSNVTISNLDQRNTPDYYSPYKWMLEDAENLSFPDNEFDLVVVHAGLHHCRSPHKALLEMYRVARKTVLVFETRDNFLVRLGNKVGLVSDYEVEAVVGNNNQSGGVRNTEIPNFIYRFREREVFKTIQSFAPEFKHEIKYFYGLNMPLERLRVHKNKALVCCAFLSYPFVKLLTWLFPKQSNLFSFSISKPDKAKDHWPWISLNAGSPTLNVGWCENRFLTENMEKQ; encoded by the coding sequence TTGAAAAAGAAATTTTACAAATCGGTTATCGAAAGACTCCTGCTGGAATCCAAAGTCGATGTTTCCATGAGTACCCTGGTTATTTGTGGTGATGAATTCGATAAAGCAGTTTTCAAGGATTTGGGTTTTTCAAACGTAACAATATCCAATCTGGATCAACGGAATACCCCTGACTATTATAGTCCATACAAGTGGATGTTAGAGGACGCTGAGAACTTATCATTCCCTGACAATGAATTTGATTTAGTTGTCGTTCATGCCGGGTTGCACCATTGCCGTTCCCCGCACAAGGCTTTATTGGAGATGTACAGAGTTGCACGAAAAACCGTCCTGGTTTTTGAGACGAGAGATAACTTTCTGGTCAGGTTAGGAAATAAAGTTGGATTGGTTTCAGACTACGAAGTTGAAGCAGTCGTAGGTAATAATAATCAATCTGGAGGGGTGCGCAATACAGAGATACCAAACTTTATATACAGGTTTCGTGAGCGGGAGGTTTTCAAAACAATTCAGTCCTTTGCCCCCGAATTTAAACATGAAATCAAATATTTTTATGGATTGAATATGCCCCTGGAGCGCTTGCGTGTGCATAAAAACAAGGCCCTGGTATGTTGCGCATTTTTAAGCTACCCCTTTGTAAAACTATTGACATGGCTTTTCCCTAAACAATCCAACCTTTTCTCATTTTCCATTTCCAAACCCGACAAAGCAAAAGACCATTGGCCCTGGATCTCTTTAAATGCTGGATCACCCACTCTAAACGTAGGTTGGTGCGAAAATCGGTTTTTAACAGAAAATATGGAAAAGCAGTAA
- a CDS encoding type II secretion system protein: protein MKENRETGFTLIELLVVIAIIGILTAIAIPQFNAYKIRSYDANAKSSLRQLFMACKSYWIDSDSLQNCTVAVASIPTYGFIPSAGVTLVPVGNESNFSASAQHISSPNSFSVDSTGTVR, encoded by the coding sequence ATGAAGGAAAATCGGGAAACAGGGTTTACTCTGATAGAGTTGCTGGTGGTCATTGCTATTATTGGCATTTTAACTGCTATCGCCATCCCCCAATTTAATGCCTATAAAATCAGAAGTTATGATGCAAATGCCAAAAGCAGCTTGAGACAGTTGTTTATGGCCTGTAAATCCTATTGGATTGATAGCGATTCACTTCAAAACTGCACCGTTGCTGTAGCCAGTATCCCCACCTATGGATTTATTCCATCAGCTGGAGTGACCCTGGTTCCAGTAGGAAATGAAAGTAACTTTTCCGCTTCCGCCCAGCACATTTCCAGTCCCAACTCCTTTTCGGTAGACTCCACTGGAACCGTACGGTAA
- a CDS encoding prepilin-type N-terminal cleavage/methylation domain-containing protein, giving the protein MLKRDEKGFTLIELLIVIAIIGILAAIAIPQFNQYKQRAYLTTTKNDLHNLYLACKAFWIDNGGATACPVPGANGAGTLQNSFGFNQSADVTIAITTATETAFVATGTNANVPGTTNTINASGNIS; this is encoded by the coding sequence ATGTTGAAACGAGACGAAAAGGGTTTTACCTTGATCGAACTGCTCATCGTAATCGCCATCATCGGTATTCTGGCTGCTATCGCTATTCCGCAGTTCAACCAGTACAAACAGCGTGCATACCTGACCACTACCAAAAACGATCTGCACAACCTCTATCTGGCATGTAAAGCGTTCTGGATTGATAATGGTGGTGCAACAGCATGTCCGGTACCTGGTGCTAACGGCGCGGGAACCTTGCAGAACTCTTTTGGCTTCAACCAGTCTGCTGACGTGACCATCGCGATCACGACTGCTACTGAGACTGCTTTTGTTGCCACGGGTACTAATGCAAACGTACCGGGAACAACCAATACCATCAATGCTTCTGGTAACATTTCCTAA
- a CDS encoding DUF2723 domain-containing protein — MPTAHQIRPVFFLILFIWAWYLITIAPSVLFFDSPEFINTAFALGISHPAGFPLYNLLAKGFTLAPIGSIPFRVNLFSAVSSLAALGLVACAGIALLRILFPDRNRELIVWSVVVPTGYLAISKPYWLQSLQAEVYTLHVALTAGLILLMFLWKLRDDVRYLYGAGLLFGLSAGNHATVAFYLPAVLVLFFCWCRENRWTHLARCICLFLLGLSIYAYLPLRSINEPSFDFGNPETVDGFFYQVTDRRHSYYHFRVFDMGSSESSQQEGPTLSQQAKEAADKISFKAGLMAKRLYQNIAGHLSWVCFIGLFVGGVLCYKRSRPIFVFLLVIAGSNFAFFFKWGRESIFPTYVVACLMAAVMLAYFLDAPWSSPEPKTGKEDENQEGEQAAGFRWKPIVWAVLVLMIPFNTIRNLVWVDLADIYSGDALMKKFYLKLENNSLFLPGMSWFYYYYLQDVERLRDDIIAVPAWDLVGENPPGMLTSRRYPDLKFPPPAAFDFSNMENNAAYNRAFLELNRENYPVILEHNPIYFDRTGLESDFIPSRVLFARYSPGTTKSEDFSGMNGWQEFTYWTGKEIERSFEEENRLQGVEGLGWGNMPKMMLMGTITYARDTKRYPLEAEALSLQVNKFTGETAPFYWQWLENRLHLNKPKEAEAAFKALEEKFPEAYETQLARGRMAERSGLNDQAVSHFLQAARMKPPALQPHLELAGLYARMNNSEGVQKALDDARKRIVTLRDLAQLKERVAEIKKRS, encoded by the coding sequence ATGCCTACAGCCCATCAAATTCGTCCGGTTTTCTTTCTGATCCTTTTTATCTGGGCCTGGTATCTCATCACTATTGCTCCTTCTGTACTCTTTTTTGATTCACCCGAATTTATCAATACAGCCTTTGCTCTTGGAATCAGCCACCCTGCTGGTTTTCCCCTTTATAATTTACTGGCAAAAGGCTTTACTCTGGCCCCTATAGGCTCAATCCCCTTCCGGGTTAATCTGTTTTCCGCTGTTTCTTCTCTGGCGGCACTGGGACTTGTCGCCTGTGCTGGAATCGCTTTATTAAGAATCCTGTTTCCGGATCGAAACCGCGAACTAATTGTGTGGTCCGTTGTGGTGCCGACGGGCTATCTGGCAATCAGCAAACCTTATTGGCTGCAAAGTCTTCAGGCGGAAGTCTATACCCTTCACGTTGCCTTAACAGCAGGGCTCATCCTCTTGATGTTTCTTTGGAAGCTCCGTGATGATGTGCGCTACCTCTACGGCGCAGGACTCCTTTTCGGCTTGAGTGCGGGGAACCATGCTACGGTCGCTTTTTATTTGCCTGCCGTTCTGGTTTTGTTTTTCTGCTGGTGCCGGGAAAATCGATGGACTCATCTGGCCCGTTGTATCTGTCTATTTCTTCTGGGGCTTTCGATTTACGCGTATTTGCCACTCCGGTCAATTAATGAACCCTCGTTTGATTTTGGAAATCCGGAAACCGTCGATGGTTTTTTCTATCAGGTGACAGACCGCAGGCATTCCTATTACCATTTCCGGGTTTTTGATATGGGTTCCTCGGAATCAAGCCAGCAGGAAGGGCCTACATTGTCCCAGCAGGCGAAAGAAGCTGCGGACAAAATATCTTTTAAAGCAGGGTTAATGGCTAAACGGCTTTACCAGAATATTGCCGGACACCTTTCCTGGGTCTGTTTTATCGGTTTGTTTGTTGGAGGGGTTCTTTGTTACAAACGGTCACGTCCCATTTTTGTTTTTTTACTGGTGATAGCAGGATCTAATTTTGCATTTTTTTTCAAATGGGGCCGGGAAAGTATATTTCCCACTTACGTTGTCGCCTGCCTGATGGCCGCCGTAATGCTGGCTTATTTTCTGGATGCCCCCTGGTCATCACCCGAGCCTAAAACTGGGAAGGAAGATGAAAACCAGGAGGGAGAGCAGGCCGCTGGATTTCGATGGAAACCTATTGTCTGGGCAGTGCTGGTGTTGATGATTCCCTTTAACACCATCAGGAATCTGGTCTGGGTTGACCTGGCCGATATCTACAGTGGCGATGCCTTAATGAAAAAGTTTTACCTCAAGCTGGAAAATAACAGCCTGTTTTTACCGGGTATGAGCTGGTTCTATTATTACTACCTCCAGGATGTCGAACGTTTACGGGATGATATTATAGCAGTTCCCGCCTGGGACCTTGTTGGCGAAAACCCGCCGGGAATGCTGACATCGAGGCGTTATCCTGATTTAAAATTTCCTCCACCAGCAGCTTTCGATTTTTCCAATATGGAAAACAATGCAGCTTACAACCGTGCTTTTCTCGAATTGAACAGGGAAAACTATCCCGTCATTCTCGAACACAACCCTATCTATTTTGACAGGACGGGGTTGGAATCTGATTTTATTCCCAGCCGGGTTTTATTTGCCAGATATTCTCCCGGCACGACAAAAAGCGAAGACTTTTCGGGAATGAACGGCTGGCAGGAGTTTACCTACTGGACGGGAAAAGAAATTGAACGCTCTTTTGAAGAAGAGAACCGTCTGCAAGGGGTAGAGGGACTGGGTTGGGGCAATATGCCCAAGATGATGTTGATGGGGACCATCACGTATGCACGCGATACAAAACGGTATCCGCTTGAAGCAGAGGCTTTGAGTCTGCAGGTTAATAAGTTTACAGGTGAGACGGCCCCGTTTTATTGGCAATGGCTTGAAAACAGGCTTCACTTGAATAAACCCAAAGAAGCGGAAGCCGCATTCAAGGCTCTTGAAGAAAAATTTCCGGAGGCCTATGAAACTCAACTTGCCCGTGGGAGAATGGCCGAAAGGTCCGGCCTGAATGATCAGGCGGTTTCCCATTTTCTACAGGCGGCTCGAATGAAACCGCCAGCCTTGCAGCCGCATCTGGAACTGGCGGGTCTTTACGCCCGAATGAATAATTCTGAAGGAGTGCAAAAGGCTCTGGATGATGCCAGGAAGCGCATCGTCACTCTTCGGGATCTGGCTCAGCTTAAAGAGCGAGTGGCCGAAATAAAGAAACGTTCCTGA